The Anopheles coluzzii chromosome 2, AcolN3, whole genome shotgun sequence genome window below encodes:
- the LOC120951648 gene encoding protein male-specific lethal-3, whose amino-acid sequence MVSTRGHNTKYKFCDGEKVLCYEPDPTKAKVLYDSKVLEVSEGKDKRGRRIVEYLIHFQGWNSSWDRKVSEDFILKDTEENRQLQKDLAEKSQLYQGGYLYRKERKKQRAKSLTDRIESLTSAKTQSINPSSEDGSSCSNGFSRDEHEYHIDDMDEYYSSSVESSHEEEKVYLQAGSKFRKHLDLDQHLIVSGTMLVELPAKQPVVTILEDFVRYYTIRQLFECGHQEQTKSRRRNSSAVRTEHKVRDYEQIRTNVELCKEVADGLRVYFDFTLQDYLLYPQEKPQAQIVLAEDNLRSFTYIASRNLSVDMLAVKLDSPTADVHQPLSEHSDQQSSSATSAEERRRRRLRSHKNEENEFVLDFGALQQSTAQQQQQQQQQGQHIQSSLAVEYGGDLSPFGSSLNILRSIIPQNVTISREAKEVLDDVFRWRILPSNAPAEPSMIYGAVHLARLIVKLPEFLSATAMADDKLKLLLKFLDIFAEFIEEHEEWFGKQFYFSLKDNDI is encoded by the exons ATGGTCTCAACCCGTGGCCACAACACGAAGTACAAATTCTGCGATGGCGAAAAGGTGCTCTGCTACGAGCCGGATCCGACCAAAGCGAAGGTCCTGTACGACTCGAAG GTGCTGGAAGTTTCCGAGGGAAAGGACAAGCGGGGCCGACGCATCGTCGAGTATTTGATACACTTCCAGGGCTGGAACTCGTCCTGGGATCGGAAGGTTAGCGAGGATTTCATCCTGAAGGACACGGAAGAGAATCGCCAGCTGCAGAAGGATTTGGCGGAAAAATCACAGCTTTACCA AGGTGGTTATCTGTATCGAAAGGAGCGAAAGAAACAACGCGCCAAAAGTTTAACGGATCGAATCGAAAGCTTGACGAGTGCAAAGACGCAATCCATCAATCCCTCGTCGGAGGACGGAAGCTCGTGCAGTAACGGTTTCAGCAGGGACGAACATGAATACCATATTGATG ACATGGATGAATACTACAGCAGCTCGGTCGAGAGCTCGCACGAGGAGGAAAAGGTGTACCTGCAAGCGGGCAGCAAGTTCCGCAAGCATCTCGACCTCGACCAGCATCTGATCGTGTCCGGCACGATGCTGGTGGAGCTGCCGGCCAAGCAGCCGGTGGTGACGATACTGGAAGATTTCGTGCGCTACTACACCATCCGACAGCTGTTCGAGTGCGGCCATCAGGAGCAAACAAAGTCCCGCCGACGGAACAGCTCCGCCGTACGCACCGAGCACAAGGTACGCGACTACGAGCAGATTCGTACGAACGTCGAGCTGTGCAAGGAGGTGGCGGACGGGCTGCGCGTGTACTTCGACTTTACGCTGCAGGACTATCTGCTGTATCCGCAGGAAAAACCACAGGCTCAGATCGTCCTGGCCGAGGACAATCTGCGTAGCTTCACGTACATTGCATCGCGCAACCTGTCCGTGGACATGCTGGCCGTTAAGCTCGACTCGCCCACGGCGGACGTGCATCAGCCGCTGAGCGAACATTCCGACCAGCAGTCGTCATCGGCAACCTCGGCGGAGGAGCGCCGCCGGCGTCGATTGCGCTCGCACAAGAACGAGGAGAACGAGTTTGTGCTGGACTTTGGAGCGCTGCAGCAAAGTacggcccagcagcagcagcagcaacagcagcagggacAACACATACAGTCAAGCTTGGCGGTAGAGTATGGGGGCGACCTTTCGCCGTTCGGTTCGAGCTTGAACATTCTGCGCTCCATCATTCCGCAGAATGTGACCATCTCACGGGAAGCCAAAGAGGTGCTGGACGATGTGTTTCGGTGGCGCATCCTGCCGTCGAACGCACCGGCCGAGCCGTCCATGATCTATGGCGCCGTACATCTGGCACGGCTAATCGTCAAGTTGCCGGAGTTTCTGTCCGCGACCGCCATGGCTGACGACAAGCTGAAGCTGTTGCTCAAATTTTTGGACATATTTGCCGAGTTTATCGAGGAGCACGAGGAATGGTTTGGCAAACAGTTTTACTTCAGCCTAAAGGACAACGACATTTGA
- the LOC120949050 gene encoding microfibrillar-associated protein 1, whose protein sequence is MSPPTTQYGIQSTAGAVPVKNTKGEISMQKVKVHRYVSGKRPEYAQYASSDEESEDDDFLEHRRANEEQQQREESDDNELPDDVDDPRIRRLQAIRAETQDDLERERKERHRTIHEPELVQSDEENDRSDASEDNRRQRYSDDEREQANATSRRRRISLGSESESEAELSDSEIERRRNLLKAKMLQQKQREEEELLQKQEEEGMSDSEESESSEYEEETESDEENEPRLKPLFVRKKDRTTIIEKEREANRQKQLEYESKKMAKERRKQTLRLVEDSIKKELEKTKVENEPSLNDVNTDDENDEVEYEAWKLRELKRIKRDREEKEQIEKEKQEIERLRNMTEEERRQELRNNPKQVTNKNVKGKYKFLQKYYHRGAFYLDEEDDVYKQDFSAPTLEDHFDKTILPKVMQVKNFGRCGRTKYTHLVDQDTTKFDSPWVADTANTTIFHSERAGGMKQVFEKPSLYRKKRDA, encoded by the exons ATGAGTCCACCAACTACACAGTACGGTATACAAAGTACCGCCGGTGCAGTTCCAGTGAAAAACACAAAGG GTGAAATATCTATGCAAAAGGTGAAAGTGCATCGATACGTGTCAGGAAAACGGCCAGAATATGCACAGTACGCCAGCAGTGACGAAGAGTCGGAAGACGACGATTTCCTGGAGCACCGTCGAGCGAacgaagagcagcagcaacgggaaGAATC AGACGATAACGAACTGCCAGACGATGTCGATGATCCCCGTATCCGACGCCTGCAAGCGATTCGCGCCGAAACGCAAGATGACCTGGAACGGGAGCGCAAAGAACGACACCGGACGATACACGAGCCGGAGCTGGTACAGTCGGACGAAGAGAATGACCGTAGCGATGCCAGCGAGGACAATCGCAGACAGCGGTACAGCGACGATGAGCGGGAACAAGCGAATGCGACCTCCCGCCGGCGACGCATCTCCCTTGGCTCCGAGTCCGAATCGGAGGCCGAGCTGAGCGATTCCGAGATCGAGCGCAGGCGCAACCTGCTGAAAGCGAAAATGCTGCAGCAGAAGCAACGCGAGGAGGAGGAATTGCTGCAGAAGCAGGAGGAGGAAGGCATGTCCGATTCGGAAGAGTCGGAGAGCTCCGAGTACGAGGAGGAAACGGAAAGCGACGAGGAGAACGAACCCCGGCTAAAGCCGCTGTTCGTGCGCAAAAAGGACCGCACGACGATCATTGAAAAGGAACGCGAAGCCAACCGCCAAAAGCAGCTCGAGTATGAGTCGAAAAAGATGGCCAAAGAACGACGGAAGCAGACGCTCCGGCTGGTGGAGGACAGCATTAAGAAGGAGCTGGAAAAGACGAAGGTTGAAAACGAACCGTCGCTGAACGACGTCAACACGGACGACGAGAACGACGAGGTGGAGTATGAGGCGTGGAAGCTGCGCGAACTAAAACGCATCAAGCGAGACCGCGAAGAGAAGGAACA GATCGAGAAGGAAAAGCAGGAAATCGAGCGGCTGCGCAACATGACGGAAGAGGAACGCCGGCAGGAGCTGCGCAACAACCCGAAACAGGTGACGAACAAGAACGTGAAGGGCAAGTACAAGTTCCTGCAGAAGTACTACCATCGCGGCGCCTTCTACctcgacgaggaggacgacgtGTACAAGCAGGACTTCTCGGCCCCGACGCTGGAGGACCATTTCGACAAGACGATCCTGCCGAAGGTGATGCAGGTGAAGAACTTTGGCCGGTGCGGTCGCACCAAGTACACGCATCTGGTCGACCAGGACACGACCAAGTTCGACTCGCCGTGGGTAGCGGACACGGCCAACACGACCATCTTCCACTCCGAGCGGGCCGGTGGCATGAAGCAGGTGTTCGAGAAGCCTTCGCTTTATCGCAAAAAGCGCGATGCGTAG